One genomic region from Mycoplasmopsis columbina encodes:
- a CDS encoding restriction endonuclease subunit S — translation MKELDKIHYKEFILKEVVKFKRGTPLTKSKAIEGNIPVINGGVKPSFYHNESNREKNAITISRVGTAGQVLFWEMPIFVSDSCFTIETSNNEVLLQKYLYYFLNYKQNAIKNKQVGTVLKQVYPKDIENWKLLLPPIKKQKRIVQILDTFTQFSAELKAELKARVLQYDYYRDLLLSKKSLFNEYKLKDVVLFQKGSTSLKPEKGNKYPIVSGGVKESGWTNQSNRKENMITITSSGSAGYVAFWKTKIYALDCFTVESNNSNLNQKYLYHWFKNKQNDIYKLKTTGSISHVYSKDIENWIIKLPSLQLQEKIVHILDNFEMLCQDLNIGLPAELEARNKQYEYYRDKLLSFAEGTLSLDLEREREHLLKLIGFIVSDLTKSAINYSYSENEKLENYIQITKGVQLNKTEMIENDQYPVINGGTSPSGYYDQYNQDANQITIAQGGSVGYVDWMTTPFWASAHCYIVNSKDDNKLLNRYLYFVLKNNEKYLMEQKQGAGIPSLSKDVINNLKVWIPNLNIQKQIVNILNTFNELTNDLQNGLPAELEARNKQYEYYRDKLLSFAEGTLSLDLEREREREHLLTLIEILNLFIESINLNKNDYLTVKDLFIAKSGRIISKNELVKEGIYPVYSAQVTNNGEMGKLNTYDFDGEYLSWTIHGYAGEIFYRQGKFSATNVCGLLKKINSNVDIRFAYHYLRQVVPSYVIKKSGRQMFMTNEIYKVKFPIIPLYKQKEIAYKLDKFEKYINEVNGILPEKIKLIEKLYNYWKEKIL, via the coding sequence ATGAAAGAATTAGATAAAATTCATTATAAAGAATTTATATTGAAAGAAGTTGTTAAATTTAAGCGCGGAACTCCACTAACAAAATCTAAAGCAATAGAAGGCAATATTCCAGTAATAAATGGAGGAGTCAAACCTTCTTTTTATCACAATGAATCAAACAGAGAGAAAAATGCTATAACAATTTCTCGTGTTGGAACAGCAGGACAAGTTTTATTTTGAGAAATGCCGATATTTGTTTCAGATTCTTGTTTTACTATTGAAACATCTAATAACGAAGTACTTTTACAAAAATATCTTTATTATTTTTTAAATTACAAACAGAATGCAATCAAAAATAAACAAGTAGGAACGGTTCTAAAACAAGTTTATCCAAAAGATATAGAAAATTGAAAACTTTTGTTGCCACCAATAAAAAAGCAAAAAAGAATAGTTCAAATTTTAGACACATTCACTCAATTTTCAGCGGAGCTGAAGGCGGAGCTGAAGGCGCGAGTCCTTCAGTATGACTACTACCGTGATCTTTTGCTATCCAAAAAATCTCTTTTTAATGAATATAAATTAAAAGATGTCGTTTTATTTCAAAAGGGTTCAACCTCTTTAAAACCAGAAAAAGGTAATAAGTATCCCATAGTTTCAGGTGGCGTAAAAGAGTCGGGATGAACTAATCAATCTAATAGAAAAGAAAACATGATTACAATAACCTCTTCTGGAAGTGCCGGGTATGTTGCTTTTTGAAAAACAAAAATATACGCATTAGACTGTTTTACAGTAGAATCCAATAACTCTAATTTAAATCAAAAATATTTGTATCATTGATTTAAAAATAAACAAAATGATATATATAAATTGAAAACAACGGGATCAATTTCCCATGTTTATTCAAAAGATATAGAAAATTGAATCATAAAATTACCTTCTCTTCAACTACAAGAAAAAATAGTTCACATTCTAGATAATTTTGAAATGCTTTGCCAAGATTTAAACATAGGCCTCCCTGCTGAATTAGAAGCACGTAATAAACAATACGAATATTATCGTGACAAACTACTTTCATTTGCCGAAGGCACATTATCTCTCGATCTAGAGAGAGAGAGAGAGCATCTATTAAAGTTGATTGGATTTATAGTAAGTGATTTAACCAAATCAGCTATAAACTACAGTTATTCAGAAAATGAAAAATTAGAAAACTATATTCAAATCACTAAAGGTGTTCAATTAAATAAAACAGAAATGATTGAAAACGATCAATATCCAGTAATCAATGGTGGCACATCGCCTTCAGGATATTATGATCAATATAATCAAGATGCTAATCAAATTACAATCGCTCAGGGTGGATCAGTTGGATATGTTGATTGAATGACAACACCATTTTGAGCTAGTGCACATTGTTATATAGTTAATTCAAAAGATGACAACAAGTTATTAAATAGATATCTTTATTTTGTTTTAAAAAACAATGAAAAATATTTAATGGAGCAAAAACAAGGTGCAGGTATTCCGTCATTATCCAAAGATGTAATAAATAATTTAAAAGTTTGAATTCCGAATTTAAATATTCAGAAGCAAATTGTTAATATTTTAAACACTTTTAATGAATTAACTAACGACCTTCAAAATGGTCTTCCAGCCGAACTTGAAGCACGTAATAAACAATACGAATATTATCGTGACAAACTACTTTCATTTGCCGAAGGCACATTATCTCTCGATCTAGAGAGAGAGAGAGAGAGAGAGCATCTATTAACACTAATAGAAATTCTTAATTTATTCATTGAAAGTATAAATTTAAATAAAAATGATTATTTAACCGTAAAAGATTTATTTATAGCGAAAAGCGGAAGAATAATTTCTAAAAATGAATTAGTGAAAGAAGGTATTTATCCTGTATATTCAGCACAAGTTACTAATAACGGAGAAATGGGAAAACTTAACACATATGATTTTGATGGTGAATATTTAAGTTGAACAATTCATGGTTATGCTGGTGAGATATTTTATAGACAAGGAAAATTTAGCGCCACAAATGTTTGTGGCTTACTCAAAAAAATTAATAGCAATGTTGATATTAGATTTGCCTATCATTATTTAAGGCAAGTTGTGCCTAGTTATGTAATTAAAAAAAGCGGTAGACAAATGTTTATGACAAATGAAATATACAAAGTCAAATTTCCAATAATACCATTATATAAACAAAAAGAAATTGCCTATAAATTGGATAAATTTGAAAAGTATATCAATGAAGTAAATGGCATATTACCTGAAAAAATAAAATTGATTGAAAAACTTTATAATTATTGGAAAGAAAAAATATTGTAA